Below is a window of Penaeus monodon isolate SGIC_2016 unplaced genomic scaffold, NSTDA_Pmon_1 PmonScaffold_1700, whole genome shotgun sequence DNA.
CAAATGCTTCGACAAGTCAGAGCGCCCTTGTGCCGCCCTGCGCAAAGCCAGCAAAGGGGCCTGCTAGGTGAGCGCTTgtttctcgttttccctttttttttgtgattttgatcctttttttttttgggggggtgacttTTTCCGTAATTGGAAAGGAGATATATTGTGatgaggctaataatgataatacaaatgataatgataaaaatgatgataataatggtaattagtgatagtgataaattttaatgattatgataataatgatattaataatgataatgatcgtgatatgataataataataatgataataataatgacgtaatagtaataataacaatagcatttaaaataatttatagaaataataatagtaatgataataacagtaatgataatagtaataataaaaataatattattattattatgactattattattaatattattattattactattattattatttttaatgatattgataataatgtaatgataagatagtaatagtaatactaataatactgataatagtactaacagtaatgatgacgatagtaacaataaaataataatgatagatatagaaatgataaagatgatggtgatattgagataatgaaaaggataatgataatggaaatgataatgatgatgataatgataataataataataataataataataataatagtaataataataatgataataaatgataataataataataataaatgataataaaaaataataaaaatgatgatgatgatgatgatgatgatgatgatgatgaaaacagcaACTGCAAAAACATTACcaataaaaaagacaacaaaacctTTCCTCCGGCCAAACATGGCACTGTGCCTCTCTTGTTCCAGGCGGCTACATTCCCGAGTGCGACAGCGAGGGCTACTATCAGCCGACGCAGTCCCACGCGGGGGCggggtgtgtgctggtgtgtggatAGGCACGGCGTCGAGGCCCAGTACCCGCACACACAGCACTCCAACTGGGGTACTTtttcttgtgtgggtgtgtgtttgtcttttgggGGTGGGGCTTCAGGGTAAAAGGTGAGGGCTGGCGgctggaagggcatccggctgagaaagtgttaaaactaaataaaatctgTGATAATCTTAAAGAACGAAGCTCGAAATGGAATCCGAATTACGTGGTTTTTGGGACTACAGGGCCTGAAGAGATCTAATTGGTTGGTATTGAGGAacttaggtgttttttttttgtggtttgtttgtttgtttgctcgttCCATCATAATAATACAAAGGGTTATTCCGAGGCTTAGGTTTGCTTTGTTTTTGGTCAGTGAGAGAGATAAACGGTGCGTTAAATTATTTGATTTGAATCGAGCCTCTTATGATTACATAGATTACCCATACCATTAGGAACGAGAAGATGGTGTCATTTTAAAACGAAGATAAGGCGATCAGACTGTCAAAATGATCCAcagatttcaaaatttaaatattgacaaaaaggaaaatgtactTCCCCAGAGGATTCTAATTAGATTCaaaatactatttattttttatgttaaacaCATCTCTCACCTTCATTGTTCATTATAGTTATAAAACAGTATCCTTTCATATCCTCATCACAGCATCCCCATCCACATCCCTCGCTATTGTCATCACCACCAGCTCTGCCCATCACTGAAATCATCACCATATTACTCCATCACAATGCGCTTAACCAAATCATGATCTTTAACCATTAGCTCaccattataaatttatattttatattcatcaccaccatcagcatCCCCCTCACCATTATCCCATACTGTCACCATCACCCTccttgtcattatccttatcctttttcgCATGTCAAACAGATGCGATATGAACAGCCAAGAGGTGAGCAGCAACCACGTAGACGACGACGCAGAAGATGGGGACGGGCGAGACATGGACGCCGTGGAGGGCAGGCCCGACATGCCCCTGGACATCTAAgcgagaggaaaaacaaagagggggtcgcctctccctctctcttcctctcttttcgctctctttctctcgttcttctgcCCACCGCCGTCCCTCAACGCCCTCGACGCGCTCTTTGACGTCTCCGTACTTCTTCACTTCTGAGATCCGCTGGATTTGAAGACGTCGTTTATGTTtacctcccgttttttttttctttctctctctctttgtatctcttttggagttttatttttatttcctcttctcggACGTCCTTAAAGGTCTCGAACAGACTGCGAGGTgttccgttttttattttatttaccccgCTACTTGAGGGGCGTCCCTaaaccaaaagtgaaaaaaaatgaaattaaggtGGTAATGTTACGTACGTTTTTTACAGATATTAAGGTCGTTCATCTTTACATACTTTTCTGTCCTTTTCGGGGAAGTTTTGGGAACCCCAGTAAACTTGAAATGccttttttgtgtgcgttttttttttttttgtcttctccagTGTGGTGCACAATGTATAGGGGGTGTAAAGGGTGCGCATATAGGGGCTAGGggctaagggagggaaggatttgGAGAAGGGAGGGGTTTTGACCTCTGATGGCTTGTCTGGTGCTCGCAGTGAGCTCGGAGTGGGGCAAGGCAGGTCTAAAGGCGGCACTTGAGGAACTCGTCTCTCTGACCCACATAAACATCTGAGTGTATTTTTTCCCGCCAGCTATGAGTGCCGCTTTCCCCTTTATTCAGATAACAGCTgggaagagaataaaaggagggtGAATGAAAACATTATTGATCATAATATTCAGATACTTCTATTTTGGCTTGGAGTAGCTgggtaatataaattttaatctcaTACTGTGGAAATACATATTGTATGAGGTGGACTTAGATTacatgcacagtatatatatatatatattattatatatattatatatatattatatatatatatataaaatatatattagattataatatattatatatgtatatgtctatatatatatatatatatatatatatatatatatatatatattatatatatatataaacacttaaatctgtatttataacataaaaaaaacccacaaaccaaacacacgaaaacaaacaacacaagcaGGCAAAAGGGATAGAATCTGCTCCCTACAAACTATAAAcgggaagcaggagaaggaagacctgaaaaataaataaataagcgtgATTAAAAAAGAATAgcttataaagaaataaacaaacaaaaagaacaaagaacacaGCTGAGATTTTGACACTTTaaggacaagaaagaaaagatatttgtACTTTTTTGGTAAAGTGCCGCGAGCTGCTGAAATTTCCCTTTCAAGGGGTGATTTTGGGAGGCATGTATGCGACCCGTGTCTCTGTTTTTTGTACATaggaaattaatagataaatcccatatttattatgataaatataaaaaaaagaagtctaGGTTCGGTAGACTGCATGACCTTGATATTTTAAATTAAGCCGGAAGTCCTTGGTCGATGCTACAGAAGGTCAGCAATTTTGCGTTGCGGTCAGGTCGGGTCACAGGAAGGAAAGAAACTATAGGGATTCAGTCACTGACATGAcctgtgtgtacctgtgtatggCATTTTCGAGTGTGTACCCGGGTTTATGGTGTGTGTACCATCTTCACCAGCAtggatatataatgaaattaggTGTAAACTATGTTATTTGACTTTTTATAGTGCAACCGTAGACTGTTATCACTGTAGTCAAgagaacaaaattaataaaaaaataaaaaaattctcttcACAGTACTATTTTGTCATAGTAGCATTAATGTGGAATAAAGATTTTTTCGCTGTGAATGGATCTGATCATTTTGATGGCTATTTGCCTGCATCTCCGTACTGGaccagcaacaacaaacaaagtaaaggaaaaaaaatattgcattattTTGGGTGAGACTCCCTAAAACCCCCAACtataaaaaccaacaaaaagtatattagaacttttaaaaaatcaaataaattaacCTCTGGGACCCTAAAAAATCGTAGCAAAACAGATCGATGTCGACGACGTGTTTGCCAGATGATCGCGCGTCCTCCGCGACCTTAGTTCTGTATGGGAACgaagccggttttttttttctttttttttcgggaataaACAGGGCCCCGGTGGGATCGTTGGTCACACCGCTTTTTTGGCGCTGCTCTTCAACTCTCTTCCGCATGGTGGTTCGCTATCCCAACCTGTTTGTCCCAATGACTCACTCTCTCACGTGTGTTTGTAGTGGTGGGTGGCCTGCCGTTTTCCATTTCTTCGTCCAGGTccgtcgcctttttttttttgtgttggtgacTCCcagacgcttttttttttcctcttagtcGGTGCATTGGCAGGacattttcgtttctcttttttcgaGTCTCCCgcaaaattattatctttcatatcgGCGTATCTCCAGACTgatcattatttctcttctttaacTTCCTCTTCGTATTTGTGAGTCGCTATTCGAATctcatgtgtacgtgtatatcgTGAGTAAACCAAAACCCTCAAAGACTCGCTCGTTTTGGTGAGTCGCTGAGCGAATTCGGAGCCTCGGATGGAATCAAGAGCAAATCCCTCAGGGCAACTCGTTCGTGCGGTGAGTCACTTGCCTACTTGTTTGTGGTCCCAACAAGCCTGTCTAGTAGATTTGGGTGTCATCTattaggaattaaaaaaaagggggcgtatTCCTGAAAACCCAAGGTTAATGCATTTACATTTTTAACgatgttttatgtattgtatatttgctTTTCATACCTTCTCTTGTGTTGAAGACATAGATGCTAACTTTTTTTATTGTCCACGTAGTTACTGCTACAGACTGCACCCtttaaacacattaaaaattcttatatatatatatataaaattttttaagacaCGCAAGTTTGACTTGGGGATCGGGCTTGTCCAAGGAGTCATTATGGTCTCTGGCGTCAAAACCGTGACGTCACTAACCAGGCGCACCAATCGGAGCCATCGTTGTCTCAGATATCATATATTTGACTTCATAATTCAGGGGACCGGGTCGGTAAGTCATCATGATTTCTGGTGTCATATATTGACGTCACAATCTGGCGCACCAGTCGGAGTCATGGTCTCTGCCCGTCGTTCATATGACGTCATAGACCAGCGCACCAATCGGGAATTTTGTATAAAGCTATATATCCTTTGTACTCGCAGCCATGTTGTGTCTGTTGCATAATGAAGGTAGATTTTTCAGCAGTACCCCCCCCAAAACTCAGccattattttatccttatttttgtgtgtgtgtcatagtcataagaaaagaaaatgtacgtACCAACTGCTAGCTAGTAAAACTtttgtttacgaaaaaaaaatgctctctaTATGACAAAAATTTTGTGGATGACTCCTTTCCATTATCATGtctgataatttaaaaatttaaaaaatgagaatcAAGTAAATAGAGTTATGGAATGCCAAGGCAGATTTAGAGCCTTCTCTTTGCTACAGTTTAAGGGGAAACTGgctcattttctttccatttgtatgACACgtgtaactttttctttttttttttttctctctcttttttttttttgtataggaatctgtatatttttattttgtaatgatcTGGTGAGAAAGCTCCAGAAAGTCTTTCTGAAGTAAAAAGTTTCCTCATGGATTCCGGTGCCATGAAGATTTCGAAAGTGTTCTTcgttttcaacacacacaccatacatacacacggcacaccacgcacacacacacacacacaacacacacacacacacacacacaccacacacacacacacacacacacacacacacccccacacacactttactcTTATAAATagcctaaatatttttttttcgccagCCAGTTTCCCCCGTCAATGGAAGAATTCACAAATCGATGTCCTGTAGCACTCAAACTGTCATGtattaacgtgtacacaaaatgcTCATCGCTATTGATTCCTTCAATAGCGGTAATTATCGTACCTCACTGTTTGTGAATTTTTGACAACACTGGAAGTCTCATCACCGAGGTGTAATTATCGTACCCATTGTTTACATTCGTGCTTTTTTTCAGTTcatcctttcttttattattattatcattttaaataaagTTTTTGTTCATGTCTTTTTCTATCGGTTATTTTACATTCCTTtggattatattttctttatttttttcttaggtttATTTTCTAGtacatctgtatatagatatattgccaTCTAATTCTAATTAAGTCTTTTTATTTGGTCGAAGGTCTAATATTGGCATGATTATAATCCCGTGAAAGAAAACACAattcttgatattattactgagggtaattttatgaaatttactatatatttgtatactgatgaaatttataaaaacccaaaatttcctaaTTGGctctgtatatttttgtgtaaccATTTTCATTAAGTTTTACTCGTGTTTTACAGTGATTTTTTGACGAACACTCTGATAATGATTTCTTGCATTGTGTTGATTTCAAACaagctgattcttttttttctgtctgcctcgtagtcacccaaaattttttaatttgaatagcatgaaaaaggaaaagattgcaTCATGCGATCAACTCGAGACAAGAAATCTTGAAGAGGTTGCTCGCCAAAATACACCTAAAGGGTAAACTTTCACAAGGACCAAGCTTGTACATCTGTGCATGGTTTCATTAATGCATAAACATGATCTTATTGCATGCAAGATGGCGCGACACTAAAGAAGCATTATGAATATACCTTGGACGTcatataatatcactattattaatctaTCAATATGGGTTTTATACGAGAATCTAGAGTGCAAGATGGTTATCTAAACTTTCACTGTGAAAGGAAGCTGAAACATGATCTATTTCttgtcattataaattattattagtagtattagtatatttgatttattttattgttaatgcgTCCAAATTCTTCGGCTGAGACTTTAAAAAGACGCcagcttgtaaaaaaaaacacacaaaaaagagagttGTTTCATTCACCTACTccaccacctttttttttttttcatgagaaagACTTTTAAATATAGTGAAggtttatacatttaaaaatatatattttgtgcatatgCCTTGGGAGAcaacaaaactctctctctccacacacacaccccacacacacacacacacacaaaaaacacacatacacacaccaacaccaacacacacacacacacacacaccgcatacacacaccacgcatacacacacgcatacacacacactcacacacacacacacgcatacacacacacacacacacacacacacacacacacacaccccacacacacacgtagggtCAGTGTAGTGTACATCCTGTATTTCTGTACATAAAAAAATCTGGCTATAGCATCCGTTCTTCTACGTAACATCAAAGGCATCG
It encodes the following:
- the LOC119569604 gene encoding proteoglycan Cow-like, with protein sequence MLGHLDGTARGRLSVKELYQLEPMTTSDASSPSLTVRSWGYFLVCPRVVQMLRQVRAPLCRPAQSQQRGLLGGYIPECDSEGYYQPTQSHAGAGCDMNSQEVSSNHVDDDAEDGDGRDMDAVEGRPDMPLDI